One genomic region from Thermomicrobium sp. 4228-Ro encodes:
- a CDS encoding methyl-accepting chemotaxis protein has product MSAGSIGNGNLGTMHSMRTRERVGMLDGNGVDEANWVAALDELAVALARGDLLAAEQAVMHLPPAMQTQWSGVVAAWRDRIAELLVAASGAVAEGLRPVRAADEFSRAFREQKEQLSQAASVARELARAVELVFGSVGQVSDAARGAAERAEAGIGRVDEALRALADVARSVSELQNRIEELSKAVNPITQVLGTIATIAKQTNLLALNAAIEAARAGEHGRGFAVVAEEVRRLAVSTQEAVAGIREQVQALSEGMQRVGEAMGVVAEQVENGALVAAGGQEALASIRKSIDAIVAPLHDIASAAEEQAQSVSQLARNVESVAELAESVGKRADELTVGVIEQMQRLRAMRELIAQTTLTLSDAQLVQVAKADHLLWVQRLLAMLHGKEQLQPEQVADWTACRLGRWYYGRGRERYGHSSVYRQLEQPHQRLHQTAAEAVRAWNRGDRERARELVEEVRRISKDIVSLLEALRTA; this is encoded by the coding sequence ATGAGTGCGGGATCGATCGGGAACGGGAATTTGGGAACCATGCACTCGATGCGTACGCGAGAGCGGGTGGGCATGCTCGACGGGAACGGAGTGGACGAGGCGAACTGGGTGGCGGCTCTCGATGAACTCGCGGTGGCGCTCGCCCGTGGCGACCTCCTTGCAGCGGAACAGGCGGTGATGCACCTGCCACCAGCGATGCAGACGCAGTGGAGCGGTGTGGTGGCGGCCTGGCGGGATCGGATCGCCGAACTCCTGGTCGCCGCGTCCGGCGCCGTGGCGGAAGGGCTGCGTCCAGTGCGGGCCGCCGACGAGTTCTCGCGGGCGTTCCGCGAGCAGAAGGAGCAACTGAGCCAGGCTGCGAGCGTGGCGCGGGAACTCGCCCGGGCGGTCGAGCTCGTGTTCGGAAGCGTCGGTCAGGTCTCCGACGCGGCGCGTGGGGCGGCGGAGCGCGCCGAAGCAGGTATCGGGCGAGTGGACGAGGCGTTGCGCGCGCTCGCGGACGTCGCACGCTCGGTCAGTGAATTGCAGAACCGGATCGAGGAACTCTCCAAGGCAGTTAACCCGATCACGCAGGTCCTGGGAACGATCGCGACCATCGCCAAGCAGACGAACCTCCTGGCGTTGAACGCTGCGATCGAGGCGGCGCGAGCCGGTGAACACGGACGGGGTTTCGCCGTCGTTGCCGAGGAGGTGCGGCGGCTCGCGGTCTCGACGCAAGAGGCAGTGGCAGGTATCCGGGAACAAGTACAGGCCTTGTCCGAGGGGATGCAGCGTGTCGGCGAGGCGATGGGCGTCGTTGCCGAACAGGTCGAGAACGGCGCGCTCGTCGCAGCCGGCGGTCAGGAAGCGCTCGCGTCCATTCGGAAGAGTATCGATGCAATCGTTGCCCCGCTGCACGATATCGCCTCGGCGGCAGAAGAGCAGGCCCAGTCGGTCAGTCAGCTTGCCCGGAACGTCGAATCGGTGGCGGAACTCGCTGAGTCGGTCGGGAAGCGAGCGGACGAGCTGACAGTCGGGGTCATCGAGCAGATGCAGCGGCTCCGTGCGATGCGCGAGCTGATCGCGCAGACAACGCTGACGCTTTCCGATGCGCAGCTGGTCCAGGTCGCCAAAGCGGACCATCTCCTCTGGGTACAGCGGTTGCTGGCGATGCTGCACGGCAAGGAACAGCTCCAGCCCGAGCAGGTGGCCGATTGGACGGCGTGCCGCTTGGGGCGCTGGTACTACGGACGCGGGCGCGAGCGCTACGGACACTCCAGCGTGTACCGGCAACTCGAGCAACCGCACCAGCGCTTGCACCAGACGGCTGCTGAAGCCGTGCGGGCCTGGAATCGCGGTGATCGGGAGCGGGCCCGCGAGTTGGTCGAAGAGGTCCGGCGCATCTCGAAGGACATAGTCTCGCTCCTGGAGGCGTTGCGCACGGCTTGA
- a CDS encoding FAD-dependent monooxygenase produces MRLGRVLIVGGGIAGMCTALALRERGIAMEIDIAEINPKWDVYGAGILLAANALRALDTIGLADRVIAGGYPSPSTILFAPNGARIGELVTPPIAGTSYPSILGIARPVLHRILQAAIREAAVSVTLGITVDRIEQAGDHVVVQFSDGRQATYDLVVGADGLRSRVRHLAFPEVPPPRYEDQMVWRYAFPFRAEGLDASWIYLGDPKVGVAPMAQDAMYIFITEGAPGKPLRYPEEQLAEEMRKRLDGYRHVPALAALAEAMTDPARVVLRPFETILVPKPWHRGQIVLVGDAAHTLTAHTAQGGAMAIEDAVVLAEELDRHSDLEAALTAYVERRFDRVRRMWEYSLELCLLERTHDPRAPIESPKLMAAATELAAQPT; encoded by the coding sequence ATGCGACTCGGGCGCGTGTTGATCGTCGGTGGTGGTATCGCTGGTATGTGTACGGCACTGGCGCTCCGCGAGCGCGGCATCGCGATGGAAATCGACATCGCCGAGATCAATCCGAAGTGGGATGTCTATGGGGCTGGCATCCTCCTCGCTGCCAACGCGCTCCGCGCCCTGGACACTATCGGACTCGCCGACCGGGTGATTGCGGGAGGGTACCCATCACCGTCCACGATTCTCTTCGCCCCCAACGGTGCACGGATCGGTGAACTCGTTACCCCGCCGATCGCCGGAACCTCTTATCCCTCGATCCTCGGTATCGCGCGCCCAGTCCTCCACCGGATCTTGCAAGCCGCGATCCGCGAAGCTGCTGTCAGCGTCACCCTCGGTATCACGGTCGATAGGATCGAGCAGGCGGGTGACCACGTCGTCGTGCAGTTCAGCGACGGCCGCCAGGCGACGTACGATCTCGTCGTCGGGGCCGACGGTCTCCGCTCGCGGGTGAGACACCTCGCTTTCCCCGAAGTACCACCACCGCGCTACGAAGACCAGATGGTCTGGCGGTACGCGTTTCCCTTCCGAGCCGAGGGACTCGATGCGAGCTGGATCTACTTGGGCGACCCGAAGGTCGGTGTCGCACCGATGGCGCAGGACGCCATGTACATATTCATCACCGAAGGGGCGCCCGGCAAACCACTCCGCTATCCGGAGGAGCAGCTGGCCGAGGAGATGCGGAAGCGTCTCGACGGGTATCGCCATGTCCCAGCACTGGCCGCGCTCGCTGAAGCGATGACGGATCCAGCCAGAGTGGTCTTGCGACCCTTCGAGACGATCCTCGTTCCCAAGCCGTGGCACCGTGGCCAGATCGTCCTCGTCGGCGATGCAGCGCATACACTCACCGCACACACCGCACAGGGCGGTGCCATGGCGATCGAGGATGCTGTCGTACTGGCTGAGGAACTCGACCGCCACAGCGACCTGGAGGCGGCTCTCACGGCCTACGTCGAGCGCCGTTTCGATCGGGTACGGCGAATGTGGGAATACTCGCTCGAACTCTGCCTGCTCGAGCGGACGCACGACCCACGAGCCCCGATCGAGTCGCCGAAGCTCATGGCAGCAGCGACCGAACTCGCGGCACAGCCAACCTGA
- a CDS encoding fumarylacetoacetate hydrolase family protein, with the protein MTEPSFRLGTFRAAGSPPFAGLVLDDKVIAVTALEPLCASLGQPLREPHSVLGLLDHWPQNLEALLAAVEVIRAGKDADLPFLPVSALQVLPPVYLPRQIFCSGANYKRHVVELVVAQSGPHVAHLKPEERYEWAWRMMDERAEHGKPFVFLKAPSTVIGPYETLFLPPESTQVDWELELGVIIGRPARRVPRERALEYVAGYVIVNDITARDLVYRPDIPEMGMDWLAAKCAPGFLPMGPYLTPAPFVPDPQKLTLTLTLNGEVMQHESTSDMIFDVARLIEYISRHVQLLPGDLICTGSPAGNGAHYNRYLRPGDVLEGTVTGLGTQRITCAAERDLDPVDLDRSANRPAVQRGKE; encoded by the coding sequence ATGACGGAACCGTCTTTTCGACTCGGAACCTTTCGGGCCGCTGGTAGCCCGCCGTTCGCTGGGCTGGTTCTGGACGACAAGGTGATCGCGGTCACTGCACTCGAGCCATTGTGTGCGTCGCTCGGTCAGCCCCTGCGGGAACCGCACAGTGTACTGGGGCTGCTCGATCACTGGCCGCAAAATCTGGAAGCGCTCCTCGCAGCCGTCGAGGTCATCCGAGCGGGGAAAGACGCTGACCTTCCGTTCTTACCGGTCTCAGCGCTCCAGGTCTTACCGCCCGTGTATCTTCCACGTCAGATCTTCTGCTCCGGTGCGAACTACAAGCGACACGTCGTCGAGCTGGTCGTCGCGCAGTCCGGACCACACGTCGCGCACCTGAAACCGGAAGAGCGGTACGAATGGGCCTGGCGGATGATGGACGAGCGTGCAGAGCATGGAAAGCCGTTCGTCTTCCTGAAAGCACCCTCCACCGTCATCGGCCCCTACGAAACGCTGTTCCTGCCGCCCGAATCGACGCAAGTGGACTGGGAACTCGAACTGGGTGTGATCATCGGCCGACCGGCCCGGCGTGTCCCGCGCGAACGTGCCCTCGAGTACGTTGCGGGATACGTCATCGTGAACGACATCACGGCACGCGATCTCGTGTACCGTCCAGATATCCCGGAAATGGGTATGGACTGGCTCGCTGCCAAGTGCGCACCTGGTTTCCTCCCGATGGGCCCTTACCTGACGCCAGCACCGTTCGTCCCTGACCCCCAGAAGCTCACGCTCACCCTCACCCTCAACGGTGAGGTCATGCAACACGAATCGACCAGCGACATGATCTTCGACGTCGCACGCCTCATCGAATACATCTCGCGTCATGTCCAGCTCCTCCCGGGCGACCTGATCTGCACCGGCTCACCAGCTGGCAATGGTGCGCACTACAACCGGTACCTCCGTCCGGGCGACGTCCTCGAAGGGACGGTCACCGGGCTCGGCACGCAGCGGATCACGTGCGCTGCCGAACGAGACCTCGATCCGGTCGATCTCGATCGCTCGGCCAACCGTCCAGCCGTGCAACGCGGAAAGGAGTGA
- a CDS encoding fumarylacetoacetate hydrolase family protein: protein MKVARFRYETPDGPEVRIAVASTLVPERWIDVRRFARLQAERRGATRDAAQRLARLLVPESLSQAFEYGEAFLDILREASRDTSGDALLPPGGQLVAPLDPTMYRDFVSFERHFVNMARVTGKPVAPVLYELPVHYIGNHHTVVGPDAEVPWPPYAHSGMDYELELGLVIGKTGRDVDPEHALDLVFGLTILNDFTARDIQAREMESRLGPPKAKSFCTAIGPVIVTLDELPSLDLRMIARVNGVVWSEGQSGTMLWSIAELVAWASTGELLPAGALLGSGTVGFGSGAELGRELQPGDTVELEVEGIGTLRNRIGHPTRAGWLPTPKKRRDHDME from the coding sequence ATGAAGGTCGCTCGCTTCCGCTACGAGACCCCCGATGGCCCAGAAGTCCGCATCGCCGTGGCCTCGACGCTCGTACCCGAACGCTGGATCGACGTGCGCCGGTTCGCGCGCCTGCAGGCCGAGCGGCGCGGTGCCACCCGGGACGCCGCCCAGCGTCTCGCCAGGCTCCTCGTCCCGGAGAGCCTCAGCCAGGCATTCGAGTACGGCGAGGCGTTCCTCGACATCTTGCGCGAAGCCAGCCGGGACACGAGCGGCGACGCGCTGCTTCCACCGGGAGGACAGCTGGTGGCGCCACTCGATCCGACAATGTACCGGGACTTCGTCTCCTTCGAGCGGCACTTCGTGAATATGGCACGGGTGACCGGCAAGCCGGTCGCACCAGTGCTCTACGAGCTCCCCGTGCACTACATCGGTAACCACCATACCGTCGTGGGACCTGACGCGGAAGTCCCCTGGCCACCGTATGCGCACTCCGGGATGGATTACGAACTCGAGCTCGGCCTGGTCATCGGGAAGACCGGGCGTGATGTCGATCCAGAGCATGCACTCGACCTCGTGTTCGGCCTCACGATTCTCAACGACTTCACTGCCCGCGACATCCAGGCACGCGAGATGGAATCCCGGCTCGGCCCACCGAAGGCGAAGAGTTTCTGTACGGCCATCGGGCCAGTCATCGTCACCCTCGACGAGTTACCCTCGCTCGACCTCCGGATGATCGCGCGCGTCAACGGCGTGGTCTGGTCGGAAGGACAGAGCGGCACCATGCTGTGGAGCATCGCCGAACTCGTTGCCTGGGCCTCGACGGGCGAACTCCTCCCTGCCGGTGCCTTGCTCGGGTCGGGAACCGTCGGCTTCGGCAGTGGTGCCGAACTCGGGCGTGAACTCCAGCCGGGCGATACGGTCGAGTTGGAGGTCGAGGGTATCGGCACTCTGCGCAACCGGATCGGTCACCCAACCCGTGCAGGATGGCTTCCTACGCCCAAGAAGCGTCGCGACCACGACATGGAATGA
- a CDS encoding amidohydrolase family protein: MVRIDLHGHIAPPPYWAALERAGMPTPVPPWSVEQLLAVMDQYGITATVVSLPPPGVFFGDGAQARALARVVNEFAAELVQRYPARFAALATLPLPDIEAALVELDYALDHLQLDGVTLLTNTGTMYLGDPRLEPLFAVLDSRGCYVFVHPTMPVYPGPLPGVPPWVLEFPFETTRAIVSLLFSGIFERYGAIRWQFAHLGGTVPFLAYRIASVRQREPSLAGHLRRDPVETLRSLFYDTALSNYTAVLEATFRLLPAERIVFGTDWPYAALPDGPDPAPELDRWPHARPAIEGENARVLVPRLFERLGR, encoded by the coding sequence ATGGTGCGTATCGATCTTCACGGGCACATCGCACCGCCGCCCTACTGGGCAGCACTCGAGCGTGCCGGTATGCCGACGCCGGTACCACCATGGTCGGTCGAGCAACTGCTCGCTGTCATGGACCAGTACGGTATCACGGCCACAGTCGTCTCTCTTCCGCCACCCGGGGTGTTTTTCGGCGACGGAGCGCAAGCGCGCGCACTCGCACGGGTAGTGAACGAGTTCGCGGCTGAACTCGTGCAGCGCTACCCGGCACGCTTCGCCGCACTCGCGACGCTGCCCCTTCCCGATATCGAGGCTGCGCTCGTCGAGCTGGACTACGCGCTCGACCACTTGCAGCTCGATGGCGTCACACTCCTGACCAACACCGGCACCATGTACCTCGGTGATCCCCGACTCGAACCGCTCTTCGCTGTCCTCGACTCCCGGGGCTGCTACGTCTTCGTGCACCCGACGATGCCGGTCTATCCTGGCCCCCTACCAGGCGTCCCACCCTGGGTGCTCGAGTTTCCCTTCGAGACGACCCGTGCCATCGTTTCGCTGCTCTTCTCCGGTATCTTCGAGCGCTATGGCGCGATCCGCTGGCAGTTCGCCCACCTCGGCGGAACGGTACCCTTCCTCGCCTATCGCATCGCTTCGGTGCGGCAGCGCGAACCGTCCCTGGCCGGGCACCTTCGACGCGATCCTGTCGAAACGTTGCGGTCGCTCTTCTACGACACAGCACTGTCCAACTACACGGCCGTGCTCGAAGCCACGTTCCGGCTTTTACCCGCGGAACGCATTGTCTTCGGCACCGATTGGCCTTACGCGGCCCTTCCCGATGGCCCGGATCCTGCACCGGAACTCGATCGCTGGCCACATGCACGCCCCGCGATCGAGGGAGAAAACGCGCGCGTCCTCGTACCGCGGTTGTTCGAGAGGTTGGGACGATGA
- a CDS encoding cyclase family protein — protein MPRFVDLSAPIVNTPPDVPPFQRVTITFSGHEAGAREFEQLFGIDRNLLRNGEGPAGETITFMGTHSTTHVDAPWHYNSVIAGEPAPTIDQLPLEWFFAPGVKLDFHRKADGDAITVEDIAAELSRIGHTLAPGEIVLVETGRDAFYGQPDYWLRGPGVTPEATRWLYERGIRVMGIDAWGWDRPLHLQAREALEKRQPGILWAAHQVDLPYAQIERLCNLAALPSRGFTVACFPLRIVGGSAAPARVVAILE, from the coding sequence ATGCCCCGCTTCGTCGATCTATCGGCACCGATCGTGAACACACCGCCGGACGTGCCACCCTTCCAACGGGTGACGATCACGTTCTCGGGTCACGAGGCCGGTGCACGCGAATTCGAGCAGCTTTTCGGCATCGATCGCAATCTACTCCGCAACGGCGAGGGGCCGGCTGGGGAGACGATCACCTTCATGGGCACCCACAGTACGACGCACGTGGACGCGCCATGGCACTACAACTCGGTCATCGCTGGCGAGCCGGCACCGACGATCGACCAGCTGCCGCTCGAGTGGTTCTTCGCTCCTGGAGTCAAGCTCGACTTCCACCGCAAGGCAGACGGGGATGCCATCACTGTCGAGGACATCGCGGCCGAACTCTCCCGCATCGGCCACACGCTCGCCCCTGGGGAGATCGTCCTGGTCGAGACAGGTCGGGATGCTTTCTACGGTCAACCCGACTACTGGCTCCGCGGCCCCGGAGTGACGCCCGAGGCGACACGCTGGCTCTACGAGCGCGGTATCCGCGTCATGGGAATCGACGCGTGGGGCTGGGATCGCCCCCTCCATCTCCAGGCACGCGAGGCGCTCGAGAAGCGACAGCCTGGCATCCTCTGGGCAGCGCACCAGGTCGATCTCCCGTATGCCCAGATCGAGCGACTGTGCAACCTCGCGGCACTGCCGTCGCGCGGCTTCACGGTTGCCTGCTTCCCGCTGCGCATCGTGGGCGGCAGCGCCGCACCAGCCCGTGTCGTCGCGATCCTGGAGTAG
- a CDS encoding VOC family protein, whose protein sequence is MPRPLLAQLVHVELLTPDYHASRRFFTEIVGLSVVHETNGRAYLRCWGDHYTYSIVLTAADYPGLGHAAWRAWSPEDLEQAVRNIEASGIQGAWIDGDFGHGRAYRFRAPGGHTIEILWEIERYTAPPELASTFPERPQKFRGGGLEPRHLDHVTVATSDVLRDAHWFRDTLGFRFMCYNGLEEDPDFIVFAMVTTNEKDHDLAFVKDTSPIPGRLNHVSFYVDTREALFRAADLLLEAGYAIEFGPGVHGMGEQSYLYFREPSGLRLELNSGGTRNYVPDWEPVRWRPSQGSNIFFRNTPMPDSMLECFPPATHPAFAADLGLVADTQQPNPYR, encoded by the coding sequence ATGCCGCGCCCGCTGCTCGCACAACTGGTCCACGTCGAACTCCTGACGCCCGATTACCACGCCTCGCGGCGCTTCTTCACCGAGATCGTCGGGTTGTCGGTCGTCCACGAGACGAACGGCCGAGCCTACCTGCGCTGCTGGGGTGATCACTACACCTACAGCATCGTTCTCACTGCCGCCGACTACCCCGGCCTCGGGCACGCTGCCTGGCGAGCCTGGAGTCCAGAGGACCTCGAGCAGGCCGTCCGGAATATCGAGGCCAGCGGGATTCAGGGCGCATGGATCGACGGAGATTTCGGCCATGGCCGCGCCTACCGGTTTCGCGCTCCCGGTGGCCATACGATCGAGATCCTCTGGGAGATCGAGCGCTATACTGCTCCCCCCGAGCTGGCCTCGACCTTCCCAGAGCGACCCCAAAAATTCCGCGGTGGAGGACTCGAGCCGCGTCATCTCGACCATGTCACGGTCGCCACGAGCGACGTCCTGCGTGATGCCCACTGGTTCCGCGATACTCTCGGTTTCCGGTTCATGTGCTACAACGGTCTGGAGGAAGACCCCGACTTCATCGTCTTCGCCATGGTCACCACCAACGAGAAGGACCATGACCTGGCCTTCGTCAAGGACACGTCACCCATCCCCGGCCGGCTCAACCATGTGTCGTTCTACGTCGACACCCGCGAGGCACTCTTTCGCGCCGCGGACCTTCTCCTGGAGGCAGGCTACGCCATCGAGTTCGGTCCCGGTGTCCACGGGATGGGCGAGCAGAGTTACCTCTACTTCCGCGAGCCGAGCGGGCTCCGGTTAGAGCTCAACAGTGGTGGGACCCGGAATTACGTTCCCGACTGGGAGCCTGTTCGCTGGCGCCCATCGCAAGGTTCCAACATCTTCTTCCGGAACACGCCGATGCCCGACTCGATGCTCGAGTGTTTCCCACCCGCCACGCATCCCGCCTTCGCAGCCGACCTCGGCCTCGTCGCCGATACGCAGCAACCGAACCCGTATCGCTAA
- a CDS encoding amino acid ABC transporter substrate-binding protein gives MALRFSRRRFLALTGTGFVSSLLAACSTNQPTPTVRPTPTTAGQAATPTGMRETGTPATVVTKPHKTLRVGFAISKTGPYAAAASIIVYPNYLLWAKDVNDAGGLELIDGIYTIEFVEYDDQSNPEEAIKAIQRLVNEDKVDLLLAPYGTAINLATAPLFHQFGFPQLAVTDVSDKSPDLAKQWPGYFTFGTSSWAAENLTSLLDGLASQGSIDRRVALIAVDDAFGLELSAALRRTLAKSNFELVYDESYPAGTTDFQPIITTIQQRQPAIFLACSYPNDAFALAQVAILLDFNPPVYISALGPALPVFRDQFATNIEGIIGIGGVDPRQPGLVDYYRRHQEQTGREPDRSASPICYASLQVLQQALQRVGRIDRQALIREIASGSFDTIIGTVRFQENIFFHRWQVGQWQRYRDAFEFLVVWPPEVAAASPLVPKPHWSR, from the coding sequence ATGGCTCTCCGGTTCAGCCGGCGCCGTTTTCTCGCGTTAACGGGAACGGGCTTCGTTTCCAGCCTCCTCGCTGCCTGCAGTACCAACCAACCGACACCGACCGTGCGCCCGACACCCACGACCGCGGGGCAAGCAGCGACCCCGACCGGTATGCGGGAAACGGGAACGCCGGCTACTGTCGTGACGAAACCCCACAAGACGCTGCGCGTCGGCTTCGCGATCTCGAAGACCGGCCCCTATGCCGCGGCCGCATCGATCATCGTCTACCCTAACTACCTGCTGTGGGCCAAGGACGTGAACGACGCCGGTGGGTTGGAACTCATCGACGGGATCTATACGATCGAGTTCGTCGAATACGACGACCAGAGCAACCCGGAAGAGGCGATCAAGGCCATCCAGCGTCTCGTCAACGAGGACAAGGTCGACCTCCTCCTCGCTCCGTACGGCACTGCGATCAACCTCGCGACTGCGCCGTTGTTCCACCAGTTCGGTTTCCCCCAGCTGGCGGTGACCGACGTGAGCGACAAGTCACCCGACCTGGCCAAGCAGTGGCCCGGCTATTTTACGTTCGGTACATCCAGCTGGGCCGCCGAGAACCTCACCAGCCTCTTGGATGGCCTCGCGAGCCAAGGATCGATCGACCGCCGTGTCGCCCTGATCGCGGTCGACGACGCCTTCGGTCTGGAGCTGTCGGCTGCCTTACGCCGCACTCTGGCCAAAAGCAACTTCGAGCTCGTTTACGACGAGAGCTATCCCGCCGGCACGACCGACTTTCAGCCGATCATCACGACGATCCAGCAGCGACAGCCCGCTATCTTCCTCGCCTGCAGCTACCCGAACGATGCCTTCGCCTTGGCCCAGGTCGCAATCCTGCTCGATTTCAATCCTCCCGTCTACATCAGCGCACTCGGCCCCGCGCTTCCTGTCTTCCGCGATCAGTTCGCTACCAACATCGAAGGAATCATCGGAATCGGCGGTGTCGACCCGCGTCAACCTGGCCTGGTGGACTACTACCGCCGCCATCAGGAACAGACCGGGCGGGAGCCGGATCGATCAGCCAGTCCGATCTGCTACGCCTCCCTGCAGGTCCTCCAGCAAGCCCTGCAACGGGTCGGCCGGATCGACCGACAAGCCCTGATCCGCGAGATCGCTTCCGGATCGTTCGATACGATCATCGGCACGGTCCGGTTCCAGGAGAACATCTTCTTCCACCGCTGGCAAGTCGGCCAATGGCAGCGGTACCGCGATGCGTTCGAATTCCTCGTCGTCTGGCCACCCGAGGTCGCTGCCGCCTCACCCCTCGTGCCCAAGCCGCACTGGAGCCGGTGA
- a CDS encoding GntR family transcriptional regulator, with product METNDHGTSVLSVHDAIRSAILRGALEPGRVVSQLQLARELGVGRTPLREALRLLQREGLVTLEPNRRVRIAQLSVADAEEIYTMRITLEAVAIRLTIPNLTAEDFAELEGLYAQMDYFTRLNDVERLNAPHRAFHLGFVRGAGQRWVDLIGQLFDHAERYRLRFVRISPDGGAPRQAEHRAMLDAALAGDVERTVTCMARHYAHTATVVLSSLQPGYRSARLAAVLDMVAPQARIAQ from the coding sequence ATGGAGACGAACGATCACGGGACGAGCGTTCTCAGCGTACACGACGCGATCCGGTCAGCGATCCTGCGCGGTGCGCTGGAACCGGGTCGGGTCGTGAGCCAGCTGCAGCTGGCCCGCGAGCTCGGTGTCGGTCGCACACCGCTCCGCGAGGCGCTCCGGTTGCTGCAGCGCGAGGGACTGGTGACGCTCGAGCCCAACCGGAGAGTGCGGATCGCCCAACTGTCCGTTGCTGATGCCGAGGAAATCTACACGATGCGGATCACGCTCGAGGCGGTCGCGATCCGACTCACGATCCCCAACCTAACCGCGGAAGACTTCGCTGAGCTGGAGGGGCTGTATGCGCAAATGGACTATTTTACCCGGCTCAACGACGTCGAGCGGCTGAACGCCCCGCACCGAGCTTTCCACCTCGGTTTCGTTCGTGGCGCTGGACAGCGTTGGGTGGACTTGATCGGTCAGCTGTTCGATCACGCAGAGCGCTATCGCCTCCGTTTCGTGCGGATCTCTCCAGATGGCGGTGCGCCGCGTCAGGCCGAGCACCGCGCCATGCTCGATGCAGCGCTGGCTGGCGACGTCGAGCGCACGGTCACCTGTATGGCTCGGCACTATGCGCACACGGCGACCGTCGTGCTGTCCTCACTGCAGCCAGGGTATCGTTCGGCGCGTCTGGCGGCTGTCCTCGACATGGTGGCTCCCCAGGCGCGGATCGCCCAGTGA